A single window of Banduia mediterranea DNA harbors:
- a CDS encoding (2Fe-2S) ferredoxin domain-containing protein, giving the protein MSHYRHHVFFCCNQRAPGERSCCNDKGATRVRDYAKKRIKHAGAAGVGKVRINMAGCLERCEEGPVIVVYPDNVWYTYVDEDDVDEIIDEHLLAGRPVPRLMLKD; this is encoded by the coding sequence ATGAGTCACTACCGCCACCACGTCTTCTTCTGCTGCAATCAGCGCGCGCCCGGGGAGCGCAGTTGCTGCAATGACAAGGGCGCGACACGGGTGCGCGATTACGCCAAGAAGCGGATCAAGCACGCCGGAGCAGCCGGCGTGGGCAAGGTCCGCATCAATATGGCAGGATGCCTCGAGCGCTGCGAGGAAGGCCCGGTGATCGTCGTGTATCCGGACAACGTCTGGTACACCTACGTGGACGAAGACGACGTCGACGAGATCATCGACGAGCATCTGCTGGCCGGGCGGCCGGTGCCGCGGCTAATGCTCAAGGATTAG
- a CDS encoding DUF481 domain-containing protein: MKRIATALILMSGSSVALADGWSGDVTAGLIMTSGNSETTTSNGKLKLAYVTGPWEHSSHLSFTQARDEEETTAERYTVGYKADFSFTDTDYIYFAADWQKDLFASVRERTVETVGYGRRIFNTDAHQLDLEAGAGARQNEYAEPPDSRSDDFVGTTGLDYAWTISPTSKFTQTLLAEYGESNTYTESVSQLKLSIIGNLFAALAFTARHNSVVSEGNEKTDTETSINLSYEFGKADP; this comes from the coding sequence GTGAAACGTATCGCAACAGCCCTGATTCTCATGAGCGGATCGAGCGTGGCCCTGGCCGATGGATGGTCGGGCGACGTGACCGCTGGATTGATCATGACCAGCGGCAACAGCGAAACCACAACGTCCAACGGAAAGCTGAAGCTCGCGTATGTGACGGGGCCATGGGAGCATTCGTCCCACCTCTCGTTCACGCAGGCGCGTGACGAGGAGGAAACCACGGCGGAGCGTTACACGGTGGGCTACAAGGCGGACTTCAGTTTCACCGATACTGACTACATCTATTTCGCGGCCGATTGGCAGAAGGATCTGTTCGCGAGCGTGCGCGAACGCACCGTGGAAACGGTGGGCTACGGCCGCAGAATCTTCAACACGGATGCGCACCAGCTCGACCTCGAAGCCGGCGCCGGCGCGCGTCAGAACGAATATGCGGAGCCGCCAGACAGCCGCTCCGATGACTTTGTTGGCACGACCGGGCTGGACTATGCCTGGACGATCAGCCCCACCAGCAAGTTCACGCAGACCTTGCTGGCCGAATACGGCGAGTCCAACACCTATACCGAATCGGTGTCACAGTTGAAGCTGTCGATCATCGGCAATCTGTTCGCTGCCCTGGCGTTTACCGCGCGTCACAACAGCGTGGTCAGCGAGGGCAATGAAAAGACCGATACCGAGACCTCCATCAATCTGTCCTACGAGTTCGGCAAGGCCGATCCCTGA